The following are encoded together in the Flammeovirga agarivorans genome:
- a CDS encoding response regulator transcription factor, protein MKKIIIVEDNKDVQEAFQLLIETKTSNYQVIKAYDTCEDAIENLETDLPDIVLMDIDLPGMNGIEGTRHIRQNLPRTDILIISVHENSQYVFDALCAGATGYITKNSNHTQLLRALDEVSAGGAPMSTHIAKLVVKSFRRESESPLTSRETDVLNLLAEGKSYMDIADQISVSKDTVKFHIKNIYLKLQVSNKIEAVTKAKSEGFI, encoded by the coding sequence ATGAAAAAGATTATCATCGTAGAAGACAATAAAGATGTTCAAGAAGCATTTCAATTGCTAATAGAAACAAAAACGTCTAACTACCAAGTTATCAAAGCCTATGATACTTGTGAAGATGCAATTGAAAACCTTGAAACTGATTTACCCGACATCGTATTAATGGATATTGATTTACCCGGAATGAATGGAATTGAGGGAACTAGACATATTCGTCAAAATTTACCTCGAACAGACATCTTAATTATTTCGGTACATGAAAATAGTCAATATGTATTTGATGCTTTGTGCGCAGGTGCCACAGGTTACATCACTAAAAACAGTAATCATACACAGCTGTTAAGAGCATTAGATGAAGTTTCTGCAGGCGGTGCTCCCATGAGTACACATATTGCCAAACTAGTAGTTAAATCATTTAGAAGAGAAAGTGAGTCTCCACTAACAAGTAGGGAAACAGATGTTCTTAACCTTTTAGCAGAAGGTAAAAGTTATATGGATATTGCAGATCAAATTTCAGTATCTAAGGACACCGTTAAATTCCACATTAAAAATATATACCTAAAACTGCAAGTATCAAACAAGATCGAAGCAGTTACCAAAGCAAAAAGCGAAGGATTTATTTAG
- a CDS encoding GNAT family N-acetyltransferase → MTSEQNNFKIETERLLLTEFSIDDAPPFYDMNNDTEVMKYTGDHPFISVDEAEKFILQYTAYHEFKMGRWTVRRKSDNDYLGWCGLKFHPDTKEVDLGFRLIRKHWNKGYATEAGLACLEWGKSQNINKIIARCHHENIASQKVIAKLGFQFLKSFEENQNEWYQYQIEF, encoded by the coding sequence ATGACATCTGAGCAAAATAACTTCAAAATTGAAACGGAAAGACTATTACTTACAGAATTCTCCATAGATGACGCACCTCCATTTTATGATATGAACAATGATACTGAAGTGATGAAGTACACTGGTGATCACCCTTTTATTTCTGTTGATGAGGCTGAAAAGTTTATACTTCAATATACAGCATACCATGAATTTAAAATGGGACGATGGACTGTAAGAAGGAAAAGCGATAATGATTACCTAGGATGGTGTGGCCTAAAGTTTCATCCTGATACAAAAGAAGTTGATTTAGGTTTTAGATTAATCAGAAAACATTGGAATAAAGGTTATGCAACTGAAGCAGGACTTGCTTGCCTTGAATGGGGTAAATCACAGAATATCAATAAAATTATTGCTCGATGTCACCATGAAAATATAGCATCGCAAAAGGTTATTGCTAAACTTGGTTTTCAATTTTTAAAATCCTTCGAAGAAAATCAAAATGAGTGGTATCAATATCAAATTGAATTTTAG
- a CDS encoding ribonuclease H1 domain-containing protein, with translation MAGSKKQKYYVVWSGGTPGIYSSWADCQKHVQGVKGAKYKSFDSKADAELAFKSDPAKYIFKKKDGKTTPKAYDPSVGLPITNNSIAVDAACSGARGPMEYRGVWIETGQQLFIKGPYEDGTNNIGEFLGIVHALAYLKQHGYDSTIIYTDSRTAMKWVRDKKIKTTLPKNDKNAVLFEYIDRAINWLENNTYMNPIRKWETKAWGEIPADFGRK, from the coding sequence ATGGCAGGAAGTAAGAAACAGAAATATTATGTTGTTTGGTCAGGTGGGACTCCAGGGATTTACTCCTCATGGGCAGACTGTCAAAAACATGTTCAAGGTGTAAAAGGAGCAAAATATAAATCATTTGACTCCAAAGCAGATGCAGAATTGGCCTTTAAGAGCGACCCTGCCAAATATATATTTAAAAAGAAAGATGGAAAAACTACTCCCAAAGCTTATGATCCATCAGTTGGTCTTCCTATCACCAACAATAGTATAGCGGTAGATGCTGCCTGCAGCGGTGCCAGAGGTCCTATGGAGTATAGAGGCGTATGGATTGAAACAGGACAACAATTGTTTATTAAAGGTCCATATGAAGATGGTACCAATAATATTGGTGAGTTTTTAGGCATCGTACATGCATTGGCCTACCTAAAACAACACGGTTATGATAGTACTATCATTTATACAGATAGTAGAACAGCGATGAAATGGGTAAGAGATAAAAAAATTAAAACTACCCTACCTAAAAATGATAAAAACGCAGTTCTTTTTGAGTATATTGATAGAGCAATAAATTGGCTAGAAAACAATACCTACATGAACCCAATCAGAAAATGGGAAACAAAAGCATGGGGTGAAATTCCTGCCGATTTTGGAAGAAAATAA
- the ppk2 gene encoding polyphosphate kinase 2, protein MKEEKYTKKGKLVKSYYEAELEHLQTELVKMQEWVKQEGLKVVVIFEGRDAAGKGGVIKRITEKLNPRVAKIVALGVPTEKEKSQWYFQRYVPHLPAAGEIVLFDRSWYNRAGVERVMGFCTDTQYQEFLRTCPEFEKMLIRSGIILIKYWFSVSDEEQEKRFAERINSSIKRWKFSEMDLESRAKWIEYSKAKDDMFAYTDTKQSPWYVVKADDKKKARLNCITHFLSKVPYKEIKYKKIKLPPINKEGYVRPPMDEQTFVPDKY, encoded by the coding sequence ATGAAAGAAGAAAAATACACCAAAAAAGGAAAACTTGTTAAAAGCTATTACGAAGCTGAGCTTGAACACTTGCAAACTGAACTAGTAAAAATGCAGGAATGGGTGAAGCAAGAAGGATTAAAAGTTGTAGTTATTTTTGAAGGCCGAGATGCTGCTGGTAAGGGTGGCGTTATTAAAAGAATTACAGAAAAACTAAACCCAAGAGTAGCGAAAATAGTTGCCTTAGGTGTACCTACAGAAAAAGAGAAATCTCAGTGGTATTTCCAAAGATATGTACCCCACTTACCTGCTGCTGGCGAAATTGTTTTATTTGATAGAAGTTGGTACAACAGAGCAGGTGTAGAAAGAGTGATGGGGTTTTGTACAGATACCCAATATCAAGAATTTTTAAGAACATGTCCTGAGTTTGAAAAAATGTTGATCCGATCAGGTATCATCCTTATCAAGTATTGGTTCTCAGTATCAGATGAAGAGCAAGAAAAAAGATTTGCTGAGCGTATTAATTCATCTATCAAACGTTGGAAGTTTAGTGAAATGGATCTTGAGTCTAGAGCAAAGTGGATTGAGTATTCAAAAGCAAAAGACGATATGTTTGCCTACACTGATACCAAACAATCTCCATGGTATGTAGTTAAAGCAGATGATAAGAAAAAAGCCAGACTTAATTGTATCACTCACTTCCTATCAAAAGTTCCTTACAAAGAGATCAAGTATAAAAAAATAAAGCTGCCACCTATTAATAAAGAAGGGTATGTTCGACCACCAATGGATGAACAAACATTTGTACCGGATAAATATTAA
- a CDS encoding efflux RND transporter periplasmic adaptor subunit produces MKKILGLLLMGAFIMSCNQAAEDTSQEKVKYVKTETISNHHLSSNITFNSQVKEKTEINLSFRVGGPVQRVRVKQGDYVKKGQIIAQIDQRDYLLQLEQTKTQYLQAQKELDRYQKLYDKNKLPENTYDKIKSGVTLAKIAYENAQNQLYDTDLRAPISGYISAKFINDHTTIGPGIPVVSMIDVSTLEVSTKVPSSQLYLVQYIKEAKLDIQSLHLENLPLQFKTISKKAGQDDLYELTFLLDSKDERIKSGMLGITSVKLESKNTPLSVPLSSVFDGNKKTSVWVIKKGNTLKQRNVVLGKPLKDGRVEVLSGLQTNEKIVVAGVYDLLENQKVAPIQKASKTNIGGLL; encoded by the coding sequence ATGAAAAAAATACTTGGATTACTACTAATGGGAGCATTTATAATGAGTTGCAATCAAGCAGCCGAAGACACTTCTCAAGAAAAAGTTAAGTACGTAAAAACGGAAACAATTTCGAATCATCATTTATCATCGAATATTACTTTCAATAGTCAGGTAAAGGAAAAGACCGAAATCAATTTATCTTTCAGAGTAGGTGGACCCGTTCAGAGAGTTAGAGTAAAACAAGGTGATTATGTAAAAAAAGGGCAAATCATTGCTCAAATAGACCAGCGTGATTATTTACTACAGTTAGAACAAACCAAAACACAATACCTACAGGCTCAAAAAGAATTAGATCGTTATCAAAAGCTTTATGATAAAAATAAGCTTCCAGAAAATACATATGACAAAATAAAGTCTGGTGTAACATTAGCGAAAATCGCTTATGAAAATGCCCAAAATCAACTTTATGATACAGATTTAAGAGCACCTATTTCAGGATATATTTCAGCAAAATTTATTAATGACCATACGACAATTGGACCTGGTATTCCGGTCGTTTCCATGATCGATGTATCGACTTTAGAAGTAAGTACAAAAGTACCTTCATCCCAATTATATCTAGTACAATACATCAAGGAAGCAAAACTAGATATCCAAAGTTTACATTTAGAAAACTTGCCCTTACAATTTAAAACCATCAGCAAGAAAGCTGGGCAAGACGACTTGTATGAGTTAACCTTCTTATTGGATAGTAAAGACGAGAGAATCAAATCAGGAATGTTAGGGATTACTTCTGTAAAACTTGAAAGCAAAAACACTCCTCTATCAGTACCACTTTCTTCCGTATTCGATGGAAATAAAAAGACTTCTGTGTGGGTAATAAAAAAGGGAAATACACTTAAGCAACGTAATGTTGTTTTAGGAAAGCCTTTAAAAGATGGTAGAGTTGAAGTACTTTCTGGATTACAAACCAATGAAAAAATTGTGGTCGCAGGTGTCTATGATCTTTTAGAAAACCAGAAAGTCGCACCTATTCAAAAAGCATCTAAAACTAATATTGGAGGGCTATTATAA
- a CDS encoding efflux RND transporter permease subunit, producing the protein MLEKLLDQKALITSLLVAVLIGGVFSYLNIGKLEDAEIPIKSAIVVTAYPGATQHEVELEVTDVLERGIMKLENIDKVTSTSSAGLSVIQIDIQQTVDTEDLPQLWDHLRRKVKDVEMFLPQGAYTPIVNDDFADTYGMLYAITSEGYTLPELQKYTELVEREILKIDGVRRSQIFGTQTESIEILFNQEKLAGMKINPMFIALAMKNQSEIANAGNLEVDALSMRINVESKFNDISDVENLIIQVPQGGSFRLSDIATVKRGFFAPKREGVYFNGDQALALGFSNESGINVVELGERLDHRMQELQDELPAGIQIKEIYSQPQRVELAVNDFVFNLVVSIAIVIVILLLAMGYRSGLLISSGLLFTILGTLIVMLMINLPLHRVTLAAIILAMGMLVDNSIVVADGILVDLKKGVDPKLAFVNTAKKTALPLLGATLIAILAFFPLAMAPHSAGEFLSSLFTVLVISLLLSWVFAMIQTPFMAKFFYRKEGNKRKEGQTTPYDNGIYKMFKSSLIYSLKYNKAFLSSITVLLVGSLYGMQYMRVDFMPKIPYDQFVVEYKLPEGSNLEAVEEEMTAIENELREIEDIKNITLSLGRPPARFTLMRPMSNGGSNYGEFIIETKTVESVGKVIPQVQKYLDNNYPHANYRLLEYGASFESSELAIEFRGPDPAVLRELGNQAKLILLESPMSKNVTDNWGNKSKRITPEYSLEHAQRLGITRLDLGRSLQIQTEGIPIGALYEGKNQVPIVLKSKSTLDKNIENIGSIPVWGERAQFSVPLAQVTDSVRVELEDYAIKRKDGTRCLSVESDVQEGSTGVELLNDIKKDIEAINLPHGYSITYGGMVGVQDDANKALFKYFPLAIGLIVIITIALFNNLKQSLIVFMMIPFAFVGVSIGFNLTGMFFNFMAIIGALGLIGMIIKNAIVLLDEINLGLEEGKSRLDATVDAAMSRMRPVMMASMTTILGMIPLLSDPMFGALALTIMSGLLVGTLITLMVIPVLYAFMYRIEVK; encoded by the coding sequence ATGTTAGAGAAATTACTAGATCAAAAAGCACTAATTACTTCTTTATTGGTAGCAGTGCTTATAGGAGGGGTATTTTCTTACCTCAATATCGGAAAATTAGAGGATGCTGAAATTCCTATTAAATCAGCGATTGTTGTTACAGCCTACCCTGGAGCAACACAACATGAAGTAGAATTAGAAGTTACTGATGTTCTAGAAAGAGGCATCATGAAGCTTGAAAATATAGATAAAGTCACTTCTACTTCATCTGCAGGATTATCAGTAATACAAATTGATATCCAGCAAACGGTAGATACAGAAGACCTTCCTCAACTTTGGGATCACCTAAGGAGAAAAGTGAAGGATGTAGAAATGTTTCTACCCCAAGGAGCATACACTCCTATCGTTAATGATGATTTCGCAGATACATATGGTATGTTGTATGCTATCACATCAGAAGGATATACTTTACCAGAGTTACAGAAATATACTGAATTAGTTGAGAGAGAAATATTAAAAATTGATGGTGTAAGAAGGTCACAAATCTTTGGTACACAAACGGAATCAATCGAGATACTTTTCAACCAAGAAAAGTTGGCCGGTATGAAAATCAATCCAATGTTTATTGCATTGGCGATGAAAAACCAAAGCGAAATTGCTAATGCTGGTAACTTGGAGGTAGATGCCTTATCCATGCGTATTAACGTAGAAAGCAAATTCAATGATATTTCTGATGTAGAGAATTTAATTATTCAGGTTCCTCAAGGAGGATCGTTTAGATTGAGTGATATTGCTACAGTAAAACGAGGGTTCTTTGCTCCCAAAAGAGAAGGAGTTTATTTCAATGGAGATCAAGCTCTTGCCTTAGGTTTTTCTAATGAGTCGGGTATCAATGTCGTAGAATTAGGAGAACGTCTTGATCATAGAATGCAGGAATTACAAGATGAACTCCCTGCCGGTATACAAATCAAAGAAATATACTCACAACCACAAAGAGTAGAATTAGCGGTTAATGATTTTGTATTTAACCTTGTAGTATCTATTGCTATCGTTATAGTGATTTTACTCTTGGCCATGGGTTACCGATCTGGCTTATTAATCTCGAGTGGATTGCTATTTACTATTCTTGGGACATTGATTGTCATGTTAATGATCAATTTGCCCCTTCATAGAGTAACATTAGCAGCAATTATTTTAGCGATGGGAATGTTAGTAGATAACTCTATTGTTGTTGCTGATGGTATTTTAGTAGACCTTAAAAAAGGAGTAGATCCAAAGTTAGCCTTTGTCAATACCGCTAAGAAAACAGCATTGCCACTTTTAGGAGCAACCTTAATTGCCATTCTTGCCTTTTTCCCATTGGCTATGGCACCACACTCAGCAGGCGAATTTTTAAGCTCATTATTTACAGTATTAGTTATTTCCTTATTGCTTAGTTGGGTATTTGCCATGATTCAAACACCTTTTATGGCAAAATTCTTCTACAGAAAAGAAGGCAATAAAAGAAAAGAAGGACAAACCACACCTTATGATAATGGCATATACAAGATGTTTAAATCGTCTTTGATCTACTCACTTAAATACAATAAGGCTTTCTTGAGTAGTATTACGGTCTTATTAGTAGGATCATTATACGGTATGCAATATATGCGTGTCGACTTTATGCCAAAGATTCCATACGACCAATTTGTTGTTGAATATAAATTGCCGGAAGGAAGTAATCTTGAAGCGGTTGAGGAAGAAATGACTGCTATTGAGAACGAACTTAGAGAAATAGAGGATATCAAAAATATCACACTTTCTTTAGGACGACCTCCAGCAAGATTTACTCTAATGCGTCCTATGTCGAATGGTGGATCCAACTATGGTGAATTTATTATTGAGACTAAAACCGTAGAAAGTGTCGGCAAGGTAATTCCACAAGTTCAAAAGTACTTAGATAACAATTATCCTCATGCGAACTATAGGTTGTTAGAATATGGAGCTTCTTTTGAAAGTTCTGAGTTAGCCATAGAATTTAGAGGACCAGACCCTGCTGTGTTAAGAGAACTCGGCAACCAAGCCAAGCTGATATTATTAGAAAGCCCAATGTCTAAGAATGTCACAGACAATTGGGGTAATAAATCAAAAAGAATCACGCCTGAATATTCTTTGGAACATGCACAACGCTTAGGTATCACAAGGTTAGACTTAGGTAGATCTTTACAAATTCAGACAGAAGGTATCCCCATTGGAGCACTATACGAAGGAAAGAACCAAGTTCCTATTGTTCTAAAAAGTAAATCAACCTTAGATAAAAATATTGAGAATATCGGGAGTATTCCTGTATGGGGAGAACGAGCTCAATTTAGTGTTCCATTGGCTCAAGTTACAGATTCTGTACGTGTCGAATTAGAAGATTATGCTATCAAAAGAAAAGATGGAACAAGGTGTCTGAGCGTAGAAAGTGACGTTCAAGAAGGAAGTACTGGTGTAGAATTACTGAATGATATCAAGAAGGATATAGAGGCTATCAATTTACCTCATGGTTATAGTATTACTTATGGTGGAATGGTTGGTGTCCAAGACGATGCGAACAAAGCTTTATTCAAATACTTCCCTTTAGCGATTGGTCTTATTGTAATCATAACCATTGCCTTATTCAATAATCTGAAACAGTCTTTGATTGTGTTTATGATGATTCCATTTGCCTTTGTTGGTGTTAGTATAGGGTTTAACCTCACGGGCATGTTCTTCAACTTTATGGCCATCATTGGAGCATTAGGTTTAATTGGTATGATCATTAAAAATGCAATTGTACTGTTGGATGAAATCAATTTAGGCTTAGAAGAAGGTAAAAGTCGTTTGGATGCTACAGTGGATGCTGCAATGTCAAGAATGCGTCCTGTGATGATGGCTTCTATGACTACAATTCTAGGAATGATTCCATTACTATCTGATCCAATGTTTGGAGCATTAGCACTAACAATTATGTCTGGATTACTAGTAGGTACCCTAATCACCTTAATGGTCATTCCAGTACTCTATGCATTTATGTACCGAATCGAAGTTAAATAA